The Egicoccus sp. AB-alg2 genome window below encodes:
- the ahcY gene encoding adenosylhomocysteinase, with the protein MDRRYPDRDFEVRDLELAEWGRKEIGLAEYEMPGLMALRERYADEQPLAGARIAGCLHMTVQTAVLIETLQALGADVRWASCNIFSTQDEAAAAVAAAGTPVFAWKGETEEEYWWCIEQTLAWPDGSGPTLLLDDGGDLTAYVHDHRPELLGDIVGVSEETTTGIKALRRLQKQGLLQMPALNVNDSVTKSKFDNLYGCRESLIDGLKRGTDVMIAGKVAVVAGYGDVGKGCAQALDGLGATVYVTEIDPINALQAAMEGYRVVRMEDVIEQADIVVTATGNMSIVTREHVLQMKDHAILCNIGHFDTEIETAALREYEWTNIKPQVDLVHLPNGRSVILLSEGRLVNLGNATGHSSFVMSTSFTNQVLAQIELWRNHETYKHEVYVLPKRLDEEVARLHLEKIGAHLTTLSSEQADYLGVEVEGPFKDDTYRY; encoded by the coding sequence ATCGACCGTCGCTACCCGGACCGTGACTTCGAGGTCCGCGACCTCGAACTGGCCGAGTGGGGCCGCAAGGAGATCGGCCTGGCCGAGTACGAGATGCCCGGTCTGATGGCCCTGCGCGAGCGCTACGCCGACGAGCAGCCGCTGGCTGGCGCCCGCATCGCCGGCTGCCTGCACATGACCGTGCAGACCGCCGTGCTGATCGAGACGCTGCAGGCCCTCGGTGCCGACGTGCGCTGGGCGTCGTGCAACATCTTCTCCACCCAGGACGAGGCCGCCGCGGCCGTCGCCGCTGCCGGCACCCCGGTCTTCGCCTGGAAGGGCGAGACGGAGGAGGAGTACTGGTGGTGCATCGAGCAGACCCTGGCGTGGCCCGACGGGTCGGGCCCGACGTTGCTGCTCGACGACGGCGGTGACCTGACCGCCTACGTCCACGACCACCGCCCCGAGCTGCTCGGCGACATCGTCGGGGTGTCCGAGGAGACCACCACCGGCATCAAGGCCCTGCGCCGGCTGCAGAAGCAGGGGCTGCTGCAGATGCCGGCCCTGAACGTCAACGACTCGGTCACCAAGTCGAAGTTCGACAATCTCTACGGCTGCCGCGAGTCGCTGATCGACGGCCTCAAACGCGGCACCGACGTCATGATCGCCGGCAAGGTCGCGGTCGTGGCCGGCTACGGCGACGTCGGCAAGGGCTGCGCGCAGGCGCTCGACGGGCTCGGCGCGACCGTCTACGTGACCGAGATCGATCCCATCAACGCCCTGCAGGCCGCCATGGAGGGCTACCGGGTCGTGCGGATGGAGGACGTGATCGAGCAGGCCGACATCGTCGTCACCGCCACCGGCAACATGAGCATCGTGACGCGCGAGCACGTCCTGCAGATGAAGGACCACGCGATCCTGTGCAACATCGGCCACTTCGACACGGAGATCGAGACGGCCGCGCTGCGCGAGTACGAGTGGACCAACATCAAGCCGCAGGTCGATCTCGTCCACCTGCCCAACGGCCGCAGCGTCATCCTGCTGTCCGAGGGCCGGCTGGTGAACCTCGGCAACGCCACCGGGCACAGCTCGTTCGTGATGTCGACGTCGTTCACCAACCAGGTGCTCGCGCAGATCGAACTGTGGCGCAACCACGAGACCTACAAGCACGAGGTCTACGTGCTGCCCAAGCGGCTCGACGAGGAGGTGGCGCGCCTGCACCTGGAGAAGATCGGCGCGCACCTGACCACGCTCAGCTCCGAGCAGG
- the egtD gene encoding L-histidine N(alpha)-methyltransferase, with translation MSRGAASQPQVQRVSPPADRRAQLLDDVVRGLADTPPQLPSKWFYDGRGSALFEQITQLPEYYPTRAETAILQAHADALAAAADADELVELGSGSSTKTRLLLAAMHRHRPGPTYVPLDVSETAVDGAAEALQADYPWLEVRGYVGDFEADLAALPRRGRRLLAFLGSTIGNLDPDQRPTLLAAMRAACDPDDRLLLGADLVKDTDRLLAAYDDPAGVTAAFNRNVLEVVRRELDAEVDPDDFAHAPCWNAEQDRIEMWLVARRDTVIALPADGQRWTFAAGEGLRTELSSKFRRDGLSAELTAAGFEVQRWLTDADGDFALVLAAPR, from the coding sequence ATGAGCCGGGGTGCCGCCTCGCAGCCGCAGGTACAGCGCGTGTCCCCGCCGGCGGACCGCCGCGCGCAGCTGCTGGACGACGTCGTGCGGGGCCTGGCCGACACGCCGCCGCAGCTGCCGTCGAAGTGGTTCTACGACGGACGGGGTTCCGCGCTGTTCGAGCAGATCACCCAGCTGCCGGAGTACTACCCGACCCGTGCGGAGACGGCCATCCTGCAGGCACATGCGGACGCCCTGGCCGCGGCCGCGGACGCCGACGAGCTGGTCGAGCTCGGCAGCGGCTCGTCGACCAAGACCCGCCTGCTGCTGGCGGCGATGCACCGGCACCGGCCGGGCCCGACGTACGTGCCGCTGGACGTGTCGGAGACGGCCGTGGACGGCGCGGCCGAGGCACTGCAGGCCGACTACCCCTGGCTCGAGGTGCGCGGCTACGTCGGCGACTTCGAGGCCGACCTGGCCGCGCTGCCGCGCCGGGGCCGGCGGCTGCTGGCCTTCCTCGGCTCGACGATCGGCAACCTCGACCCGGACCAGCGGCCCACCCTGCTCGCGGCCATGCGGGCCGCCTGCGACCCCGACGACCGCCTGCTGCTGGGCGCCGACCTGGTGAAGGACACCGACCGGCTGTTGGCCGCCTACGACGACCCGGCCGGGGTCACGGCCGCGTTCAACCGCAACGTCCTCGAGGTGGTGCGCCGCGAGCTGGACGCCGAGGTGGACCCGGACGACTTCGCGCACGCCCCGTGCTGGAACGCCGAGCAGGACCGCATCGAGATGTGGCTGGTCGCGCGCCGCGACACCGTCATCGCCCTGCCGGCCGACGGCCAGCGGTGGACCTTCGCCGCCGGTGAGGGCCTGCGCACCGAGTTGTCCAGCAAGTTCCGGCGCGACGGGCTGAGCGCGGAGCTCACGGCCGCCGGCTTCGAGGTGCAGCGCTGGCTCACCGACGCCGACGGCGACTTCGCGCTGGTCCTGGCCGCCCCGCGCTGA
- the aat gene encoding leucyl/phenylalanyl-tRNA--protein transferase, with the protein MDRAVDVAGAQTGDRPAERRWLGRRPATPAEPGLARPPQPVPPSAWVLPDPGEADEDGVVGVGADLAPGTLVDAYRRGIFPWPHPGVPLPWFSPDPRGVLPLTDFHVSRSLLRRVRRCGWTTTVDASFAAVVAACAQGRGEAGTWITTTMARAYGRLHELGWAHSLEVWNAGRLVGGVYGVQIGGVFTGESMFHRATDASKIALLDLVHRLRSAGGVLLDVQLTTPHLASLGARDVARDRFLTCLRDVGDDEVRLTTAELPVSRLADLPEVA; encoded by the coding sequence GTGGACAGGGCGGTGGACGTGGCGGGAGCGCAGACGGGCGACCGACCGGCCGAGCGACGGTGGCTCGGACGCCGCCCGGCCACGCCCGCGGAGCCGGGCCTCGCGCGCCCACCACAGCCGGTGCCGCCCTCGGCATGGGTCCTGCCCGACCCCGGCGAGGCGGACGAGGACGGCGTCGTCGGGGTCGGCGCGGACCTGGCCCCAGGCACGCTGGTGGACGCCTACCGACGCGGGATCTTCCCGTGGCCGCACCCCGGCGTGCCGCTGCCGTGGTTCTCGCCGGACCCGCGAGGCGTGCTGCCCCTGACCGACTTCCACGTCAGCCGCTCGCTGTTGCGGCGCGTGCGCCGTTGCGGGTGGACGACCACCGTCGACGCGTCCTTCGCGGCCGTCGTCGCGGCCTGCGCCCAGGGCCGCGGTGAGGCGGGCACCTGGATCACCACGACGATGGCGCGTGCCTACGGCCGGCTCCACGAGCTCGGCTGGGCCCACAGCCTCGAGGTCTGGAACGCCGGACGGCTCGTTGGCGGCGTCTACGGCGTGCAGATCGGCGGGGTGTTCACCGGCGAGTCGATGTTCCACCGCGCCACCGACGCCTCCAAGATCGCGCTGCTGGACCTGGTGCACCGGCTGCGCTCGGCGGGCGGCGTGCTGCTGGACGTGCAGCTGACCACCCCGCACCTGGCCTCTCTCGGAGCCCGTGACGTGGCCCGTGACCGGTTCCTGACCTGCCTGCGCGACGTCGGCGACGACGAGGTACGCCTCACGACGGCGGAGCTACCGGTGTCGCGGCTCGCCGACCTGCCCGAGGTCGCATGA
- a CDS encoding 5'-3' exonuclease H3TH domain-containing protein codes for MRLHLVDGTYELFRAHFSKRPDRTDRDGNDVKATVGLVNGLLQLLEDDEEQVTHVAVAFDNPIESWRNERFPAYKDSTGVDPALLAQFDAAEEAVRSLGMTVWSMREYEADDALGTAAVRFADEVEQVRILTPDKDLGQVVRGQRIVQVDRLRSKVYDEDGVRDRLGVPPASVPDLLALVGDTADGIPGLKGFGKVGAAAVLTRYGHLEDIPTVGAAWEVDVRGAARLAATLVEQREQALLYRELATLALNLPLPESLEQLAWAGARREAWLAFCERVGSESLRERPAAWSA; via the coding sequence TTGCGGCTGCACCTCGTCGACGGCACCTACGAGCTGTTCCGTGCCCACTTCTCGAAGCGGCCCGACCGCACCGACCGTGACGGCAACGACGTCAAGGCGACCGTCGGGCTCGTGAACGGCCTGCTGCAACTGCTCGAGGACGACGAGGAGCAGGTCACGCACGTCGCGGTGGCGTTCGACAACCCGATCGAGAGCTGGCGCAACGAGCGCTTCCCCGCCTACAAGGACAGCACCGGCGTCGACCCCGCGCTGCTCGCGCAGTTCGACGCCGCCGAGGAGGCCGTGCGCTCGCTGGGCATGACCGTGTGGTCGATGCGCGAGTACGAGGCCGACGATGCGTTGGGCACGGCCGCCGTGCGCTTCGCCGACGAGGTCGAGCAGGTGCGCATCCTGACGCCCGACAAGGACCTCGGCCAGGTCGTCCGCGGGCAGCGCATCGTCCAGGTCGACCGGCTGCGGAGCAAGGTCTACGACGAGGACGGCGTCCGCGACCGGCTCGGGGTGCCCCCCGCCTCCGTCCCGGACCTGCTCGCCCTGGTCGGCGACACCGCCGACGGCATCCCGGGCCTGAAGGGGTTCGGCAAGGTCGGCGCCGCCGCCGTGCTGACCCGCTACGGGCACCTGGAGGACATCCCGACCGTCGGCGCCGCCTGGGAGGTGGACGTGCGCGGCGCGGCCCGGCTGGCCGCGACCCTGGTCGAACAGCGCGAGCAGGCGCTGCTGTACCGCGAGCTGGCGACCCTCGCGCTGAACCTGCCGCTTCCGGAGTCGCTGGAGCAACTGGCCTGGGCCGGCGCACGCCGCGAGGCGTGGCTGGCCTTCTGCGAGCGGGTCGGGTCCGAGTCGTTGCGCGAGCGTCCGGCGGCGTGGTCGGCGTGA
- the murJ gene encoding murein biosynthesis integral membrane protein MurJ encodes MTEPSEPFEDEGPRPPDDLRRSSALVGAGIFLSRIAGLVRESATAAFLGTGVGADALRAALKIPNLLQNLLGEGVLSASFIPAYAKLLDEGKEREAGRLAGAVAGLLMLVTGVLVVIGVVFAEPITRLLAPGWPPDSDRFALTVTLARILTPGVGFLVLSAWCLGVLNSHRRFFLSYVAPVAWNTAIIVVLVAAGLLTTNELSIAQAFAWGALVGSLAQFAVQLPSVLRLARPLRLSISFAIPGVPAVVRRFGQVVAGRGGVQLAAYVDVVVASLLAAGAMSALGYAQILYLLPISLFGMAIAAAELPALSTLDHGDRDRVVARIDTALGRVAFFVVPSAIAFVVAGDVVVATIFQRGNFTADASAQVGFVLAVYSLGMLASTSSRLLQSSLYGIGDTRSPAIYAVLRVVLSLVVGISIMFPLDAVQLTTQGFAVVGDVAWQIAPESLRASDVNQYRLGAAGLALGASVGAWFELALLRTRVRIVFGRTRLGGPNAARIAIGAACAAGAALGVRSWLAALDQHPTVEGALGLLLIGLAYLLPTRLLKVPEACELTGRLERLVRR; translated from the coding sequence GTGACCGAGCCATCCGAGCCCTTCGAGGACGAGGGGCCGCGTCCGCCCGACGACCTGCGCCGCAGCTCGGCGCTGGTCGGTGCCGGCATCTTCCTGTCGCGCATCGCCGGCCTCGTGCGCGAATCGGCGACCGCCGCCTTCCTCGGCACGGGCGTCGGCGCGGACGCGCTGCGCGCCGCCCTCAAGATCCCCAACCTGCTGCAGAACCTGCTGGGCGAGGGGGTGCTGTCGGCCTCGTTCATCCCGGCCTACGCGAAGCTGCTCGACGAGGGCAAGGAACGTGAGGCCGGCCGTCTGGCGGGTGCGGTCGCCGGTCTGCTGATGCTGGTCACGGGCGTGCTGGTCGTGATCGGCGTCGTCTTCGCCGAGCCGATCACGCGGCTGCTGGCGCCGGGGTGGCCGCCGGACAGCGACCGGTTCGCGCTGACCGTCACGCTGGCGCGGATCCTGACCCCAGGCGTCGGGTTCCTGGTGCTGTCGGCGTGGTGCCTTGGTGTCCTGAACTCGCACCGGCGGTTCTTCCTGTCCTACGTGGCGCCGGTCGCCTGGAACACCGCGATCATCGTGGTGCTCGTCGCCGCCGGTCTGCTGACCACCAATGAGCTGTCGATCGCGCAGGCCTTCGCCTGGGGTGCCCTCGTCGGCTCCTTGGCGCAGTTCGCGGTGCAGCTGCCCAGCGTGCTGCGCCTGGCCCGGCCCCTGCGCCTGTCGATCTCGTTCGCGATCCCCGGCGTGCCCGCGGTCGTGCGGCGCTTCGGTCAGGTGGTCGCCGGCCGTGGCGGCGTGCAGTTGGCCGCCTACGTCGACGTGGTGGTCGCCTCCCTGCTGGCGGCGGGCGCGATGTCCGCGCTCGGCTACGCGCAGATCCTCTACCTGCTGCCGATCAGCCTGTTCGGGATGGCGATCGCGGCGGCGGAGCTGCCGGCGCTGTCGACCCTCGACCACGGCGACCGGGACCGCGTCGTGGCGCGCATCGACACGGCACTGGGCCGGGTCGCGTTCTTCGTCGTGCCCAGCGCCATCGCGTTCGTCGTGGCCGGCGACGTGGTCGTGGCCACGATCTTCCAGCGGGGCAACTTCACCGCCGACGCCTCCGCCCAGGTCGGCTTCGTCCTGGCCGTCTACAGCCTCGGGATGCTGGCCAGCACGAGCTCGCGGCTGCTGCAGTCGTCGCTCTACGGGATCGGCGACACCCGCAGCCCGGCCATCTACGCCGTGCTGCGGGTCGTGCTCAGCCTGGTCGTCGGCATCAGCATCATGTTCCCGCTCGACGCGGTGCAGCTGACGACACAGGGCTTCGCCGTCGTCGGGGACGTGGCCTGGCAGATCGCACCCGAGAGCCTGCGCGCGAGCGACGTCAACCAGTACCGGCTGGGTGCCGCCGGCCTGGCCCTCGGCGCCTCGGTCGGTGCGTGGTTCGAGCTGGCCCTGCTGCGCACCCGCGTCCGGATCGTGTTCGGCCGCACGCGCCTGGGTGGGCCGAATGCGGCACGGATCGCGATCGGCGCGGCCTGTGCCGCCGGGGCCGCGTTGGGCGTCCGGTCCTGGCTCGCGGCCCTGGACCAGCACCCGACCGTCGAGGGAGCGCTCGGGCTGCTGCTCATCGGCCTGGCCTACCTGTTGCCGACCCGCCTGCTCAAGGTGCCCGAGGCCTGCGAGCTGACCGGGCGCCTGGAACGGCTCGTGCGACGCTGA
- a CDS encoding DUF2017 family protein: protein MTRAFRRQGDAIRMQLEAVEVDLLRSMRDALREALLGGDPDDPVVQRLFPTAVSGDREADRELRGLLHDDLLASRLTGLEELTALLDRGVEHRGQLRVRLQPEEATLVLGVLNDLRLAIGARIGIEDLDRDDVDPDDPVAYRLAVMDHLAWLQEQLLAILDPSAVAHYGDEPGP, encoded by the coding sequence GTGACCCGCGCCTTCCGTCGTCAGGGCGACGCCATCCGCATGCAGCTCGAAGCGGTCGAGGTCGACCTGCTGCGCTCCATGCGTGACGCGCTGCGCGAGGCGCTGCTCGGCGGCGATCCCGACGACCCGGTCGTGCAGCGGCTGTTCCCGACGGCCGTGTCCGGGGACCGGGAGGCCGACCGGGAGCTGCGCGGGCTGCTGCACGACGACCTGCTCGCCAGCCGCCTCACCGGCCTCGAGGAGCTGACGGCCCTGCTCGACCGTGGTGTCGAGCACCGCGGTCAGCTGCGCGTGCGTCTGCAGCCCGAGGAGGCCACGCTCGTCCTCGGCGTCCTCAACGACCTGCGACTGGCCATCGGGGCCCGCATCGGGATCGAGGACCTCGACCGCGACGACGTCGACCCCGACGACCCGGTCGCCTACCGCCTGGCCGTCATGGACCACCTCGCCTGGCTGCAGGAACAGTTGCTGGCGATCCTGGACCCGTCGGCGGTGGCCCACTACGGCGACGAACCGGGCCCCTGA
- the clpS gene encoding ATP-dependent Clp protease adapter ClpS, which produces MRLAGPAATPVKEREEQVEDVTHRDRPWDVIVWDDPVNLMSYVVFVFRRVFGYSEAVARKLMLEVHHQGKALVASEPREQAELYVQQLHGYGLQATIQRAS; this is translated from the coding sequence GTGCGGCTCGCCGGCCCGGCAGCGACGCCGGTCAAGGAACGTGAGGAGCAGGTCGAGGACGTCACGCACCGCGACCGGCCCTGGGACGTCATCGTCTGGGACGATCCGGTCAACCTGATGTCCTACGTCGTCTTCGTGTTCCGCCGCGTCTTCGGCTACTCCGAGGCGGTGGCCCGCAAGCTGATGCTCGAGGTCCATCACCAGGGCAAGGCACTGGTCGCCTCCGAGCCGCGTGAGCAGGCCGAGCTGTACGTGCAGCAACTGCACGGCTACGGCCTGCAGGCGACCATCCAGCGCGCGTCGTGA